The nucleotide sequence TGGACGAAAAGTACCCCACGGACGTGGTCATCACCCAAACCCTGACTCCCAAGAAGCAAGGGTACTTTTCACTGGCCAGTCCTTCGTTAGCAACGATTAGCGTGGCCAAGATGGGGTGGACGTCGGTGCCAGGGTACTTTCAGGGAAACTACATGCAGGATAATTTTGCCAAGGCCTATGCCTACGGATTCGGCATTCCGAAACTGCCGGTGGTGTACTGCGAGCGCACTGCCAGTACGTTGGCCCCGCTGGTAAGTACCAAAAGCGGCGTAACGCTGGCCGTCATCCCCGAGCCCGGCCTGGGGCGCGATCCCTGGGCTAAGGATAAAATCACTCAGACCGAATGGCGGATCGGCCTGTCGCACATGAACCGCAAAGGGCAGCTTTCGCCCACGTTGTATTACCCCGTGCTGGGCGAGTACGCCTCGGAACGCGGTACGGGCGAAAGTCTGACGTACTCGTTCCGGTATAGCCTGGTGGATGGTGACTGGTTCAAAACCCTCAACCATGCCATTTATGACATCTACCAATTCAAGGAAGGTCTGGCGCTCCGGCAAAGTACCCAATCTCTGACCGACCGCATCGAGCAGATGCACCACTACCTCACCGACCCGAAAACGTCGATGTGGAATATCGAAGACTTTGAAGGTCTGAAGATTGGGGCACAATCGTACCTCGGGGGTGTCGTAGGCTCTAATAGGGACGCCATGAAAAACTCAGACTACGGGGCCATGTGGATGCTGGGCAAAGCAACCCATGATCCCGACCTGACCGAGAATGTACTACCCTACGCCCTGAATTTCAAGCTCACCCAGCAACAGACCGAACCGGGCTTTTTTCAGGGGGCCGCCATCGGACAATACTACCTGGCCAAGAAAAAGAAATTTGTGGAGGAATGGGGCGAAGTGGTAGAACCCATGGCCGTCACCTACTACATCATGCTCGATGTGGGTAATATGCTCTTGTTTGAACCCAACAATCAGCAGCTCAAAGACCGCCTCCGGCTGGGTGCCGAAAACCTGCTCCGCTGGCAAAAGCCCGACGGTAGCTGGTCGGTAGCTTATGATCACAAATCGCAGCAAGAGCTCTTTGAAGACGTGGCCGACTACCGCCCGACCTTCTACGGCTTACTGGTAGCTTACCGCATTTTGAAAGACCCCAAGTACCTGGAAGCTGCGAAAAAAGGGGCCGACTGGTTTGTCAAAAACGGGGTAAATCGGGGTAGTTTTCTGGGCGTGTGCGGCGATGCCCGCTATGCCCCGGATTTTGCCACCGGGCAATCGGCGCAGGCGCTGCTGGATCTTTATGATCTGACGAAAAAGGAAAGCTACAAGGAAGCGGCCATCAAAGCCGCAAAAATCTACACGAGTTCTATTTATACACACCCTATTCCCGACCATTCGCCCAAGATGGTCAATGGTACCCCGCGTGAAGACTGGGAAATTTCGCAGGCTGGCCTCAGCTTCGAGCATGGCGGCATTTTCGGCTCGGCCAATCGTGGCGGCCCCATCCAGCTGGCCAGTCATGCTGGGATGTTTATCCGAATGAATGAGCTGACGGGCGAGCCGCTTTTTGCCGATATGGCGCGGGCGGCAGCGGTAGGTCGCGACGCTTTCGTGGACCCCAAAACCAGCGTGGCCTCGTACTACTGGCAGGCTATGAACAAAGGGGCCGGGCCCTACCCGCACCATGCCTGGTGGCAGATCGGCTGGATTACCGATTATCTGCTTTCTGAGGCTGAGCTGCGCTCCCACGGCAAAGTATCTTTCCCGCGCGGATTCGTCACCCCCAAAGTAGGGCCTCACCAGACCTACGGCTTTGCCCCCGGCACTGTCAACGGCGAGAAGGCCAATCTGGTCATCAGCGAAGATTGGGTGAAAGTAGATCAACCTGTCATCGACTATATTCTTGCCGAATCAGTGGATAGCAAAAAGAAGTTCGTAATCCTGCTGAACGACCGCGCGCAAGCTACGGACTTCACGATGACTTTGGCCGGAAAATCGCCTACCCGCAAGCAGCTTCCACCCTGGGGGATAGAGGTAGTTAGTTTTGAATGAGTGAATAAAAAAGCAGGGTCCACTTTCAATTTTCAACTTTCCATTAATTGCAACAACTCGATTTCATAGTCATGGCCGTATTTGCGGTATTCCAGATGGTGGTAGGCCTGGCCTTCGCCCGGACGGGTACCGACTCCAAATCCTTTTTTGCCGCCGGGGAAGCCGCTCCCTGGTGGGTAAGCGGGCTGTCGCTGTTCATGAGTTTTCTGTCGGCAGGTACCTTTGTGGTGTGGGGGTCGATTGCCTATGATCTGGGTTTCGTAGCCATTACTATCCAATTGTCCATGTGCATCGGCGGGTTGGTGACGGCCTACTTCATTGCAGCCCGCTGGAAACGTACCCACGCCATGACCGCCGCCGAGTACATTGGCCGTCGGCTGGGTACCCGGGTACAGCAGCTTTTTACCTACCTCCTGACCCTCTTTACGCTTTTTACCATCGGCGGGGTACTTTATCCGGTCGGCAAGCTGGTCTACGTGGCCACGCCTTTTTCGCTCGAAACCTGCATCATTGTGCTGGGGTTGATGGTGATTTTGTACACTGCCCTGGGCGGCCTGTGGGCCGTACTGGTCACGGATGTGCTACAATTCGTGATCCTGCTGGCGGCGGTACTTATTGTGGTACCCCTCGCGCTGGAACGGACTGATGGATTCGGGGCTTTTGTGCAGAAGGTACCCAACGATTTTTTCAAGGTATTCAATGGCGAATATACCCTCGGTTTTACGCTGGCCTTTGTCATGTACCACATCATCTACATTGGCGGTAGTTGGGCTTTCGTGCAGCGATACACCAGCGTACGTACACCGCGCGAGTCCAAAAAAGTAGCCTATCTTTTTGCTGGATTATATTCTATAAGTCCTTTCCTGTGGATGCTCCCTCCCATGATTTTTCGCTCGCTCAGGCCCGACCTTACCGGTCTGGAATCGGAGGGTGCTTACATGCTCATGGCGCAATTGGTACTTCCCGCCGGACTCGTAGGATTGATGCTCGCCGCCATGGTCTCGGCCACGGCGAGTACGGCAAATACTCTGCTGAATATGCTGGCGGCGGTATTTACCAATGATGTGTATTTGAAATTGATCAATACCACAGCCAGCGAAAAAATCCAGGTGCGGGTAGGGCGCAGCATGACGGTCGTATTTGGCTTCATTACCATTGGTATCGCTTTGGCGGTGCCGCATATTGGCGGACTGGTCAATCTGGTGCTGAGCGTAGGGGCGATCTCGGGCGGTTCGTTGTTGTTGCCGGTAGTCTGGACGCTCTTCTCCAAACGGCAGAATGCCCGCTCGATCCTGATGGTATCGCTGATCAGCCTGGGTATCGGGATTTTCTTCAAATTCATCTCACCCTTGCTTTTCGATTATTCGCTGAGCCGGGCGGCCGAAATGTCGGTCGGCGTGGGGGTACCTTTCCTGCTGCTGGCTCTGTACGAATGGGTTATTTATGGTAGCAAAACCCAGGATTTACAATATGTTACTTATCAAAATTGGTTGAGCAGCAGAGTAGTACCTACTATCGAAGTAATGGAAGCCACGGACAAATCTTCGGATTCTCAAAATACCTTTGCTCTGCGGGCCATTGCCATCAGCTTTGCGTTAACGGGGCTTAGTATAGCGGGGCTAGGTATTAATTCAGGAGAAGACGTCGGTTTGATTGCCGGGGTGGGGCTGCTTATTGTAGCGGTAGCCGCCTGGATTGGCTGGTCGACGCGGGAGCGTAACAAGCGGCTGGAAATCAAACCCAGTAGCTCAAAAACTCGTCAATCCTTATGATTTTCAAAGCTGGAAAACCAATGTTCTGGAATATGTTAAAGTGTTTATCCTCAGAAACTAAAAAATCAGCATTGGCTATCAATGCGCAATCGACATACTTATTATCGTCAGGATCATTTTGCATGATATCCCACTTAAAAGAAATGTATTGTAAGGTAACGTTGTCAAGAGAAAGTAAGAGTTTGACCACATTATCCGCTATCGAAGCTGTAGTTTTTTCAGCAAGTTTTTCGTGGTATTCGAATAATATATCATTGCTGATTATCAATTCAAATCTTCCGTTTTTGAGAGCATCGAAAATAGGTCGATACGGCGATTTTACAGGTAAGCAAATCAATAGTACGTTGATGTCGAGGACTACTTTCATGAATCAATCCGGCTTCTCAAATGCTCCTTTTTCCATCCTTCGATGGTCTGAGCATCCCAAGCTTTTTCATCCCAAAGCTGATCCATTTCTGAGTCAATTTTATTGGCAAAATAGTTGGCGAGCAATTTTTTTATATCTCTCACCTCATTGTCAGAAACATTGTAAGGATATAGTTTGAGCAATTCTAATTGAAGATTGCTGAGTCGGCTGGATGATTGCGAAACGGCCATAGCGAATTGTTTTTTGGACAAAAATAACGATTTATAACTAGATAAAGTCAAAAAGGCCTGATACCCTGTTGCTTGCCGAACGAACCCTAAAGAATGAAACGAATCCTTTCCCAATTTATAGTCATCCTGTTCCTGGCCGCGCCGGTTATGGGGCAGTATACCATCAAGGTACCTAATGCTATTCCGCTGCATGGGGAATGGACCTTCGCGCTCGATCTAGCCGACCGGGGTGTAATTGGGAAGTGGTACCTTGATAGTATTACCAGAACCAACCGCCAGGATAAAGTGACAGTACCTCATTGTTTTTCGGCTGACCCAAGGTACCTTTTTTATACGGGCACGGCCTGGTACCGCAAATCATTTGGCTGGAAACCTGTCGCTGGAAAACGCGTAATTCTGCATTTCGACGCAGCCTTTTACCTCACCAAGGTCTGGCTGAATGGCCAGCCGGTAGGTACCCACGAAGGGGGCTACACCCCATTTCACTTTGACGTGACTGACTACCTGCGGGAAGGCGATAACCTGTTGGCCGTATCGGTCAATAATGATGTCTGGAAGCTGAATACCGTTCCGGCGGTGAAGGACAACGACGATATTAACGGCTCATTTCCGGCCTGGATCAACTACGGCGGACTGACCCGACCCGTGTACCTCACCGTAGAGCCGGAAGTGTATGTAGAGAATCTGAAGGTAGAAGCTACGCCCGATCTGGCCAAAGGTACCTCCACCCTCACGACTAAGGTACTTGTCAGAAATACGTCTCGGCAGGCTGTTTCTCCTCAGGTCAACTACCTGATACGGTTGGGAGAACAGGTACTTCCGCTGAAATGGAAAACGAAAGCTACGAACATCCCGGCGGGGCAAACGATACTCGTGGAATCTGAAACCAGCCTCACGGCGGCGCAAACCCGGCTCTGGAATATAAATTCGCCAACACTATATCAGTTGGAATCTGTGGTCGGACAGGATACGATGGCTACGCGATTCGGGATTCGGAAGATTGAAGTACGGAATGCGCAACTCCTGCTCAACGGTCAGCCCGTGCGGTTGGGCGGCGGGAATCGCGTGCTCGATTATCCGGGTCTTGGCTCGCTGGAACCCGACTGGCTTGTTGAGAAGGATTTCCGGCTCATGAAGGAGGCCGGAATGGAGTTTCAGCGTTTGACGCACTATACTCCCTCGGAATATTTTTACGATCTGGCTGATCAGTACGGCATGCTGATTGTCACCGAAGCGGGCAACTGGCAACTTACGCCCAACCAACTCAATAATGATACCATCCGGACAAAGTTCCGGCAACAATTCCGCGAAATGGTCGAGCGTGACTGGAACCATCCTAGCGTGATTGCCTACAGCGTGGGCAACGAGTACCTCTCCGATCAGCCCGCTGGTCAGCGCTGGACCAAAGACATGATCGATTATGCGCGGGAACTGGACCCTACCCGGCTGTATACTTTCGCCAGCAACCGTCTCAACGCCAGACCAGAAAAACCGGAAGACGAAGCCAGTCAGTACGTCGATTTTGTCTCCGTCAATATTTACGGAAATCATGCTAAAGCATTAGACTATATCAATCAGCTCTACCCCGATAAGCCCATCTTAATCAGTGAGTGGGGTACCCGGGCCGACGCTCCTGCCGGTGAAGCCGGGCAGGCTCAGCATGTGCGTGAGGTAGTGGAAGAAATTCGGAAGCGTCCGTATGTGGTAGGAGCATCCTGGTGGACTTATAACGACTACCAAAGCCGCTACTACCTGACCAACCCAAACGGCTACCGACCCTGGGGGCTGGTGCAACCCGACCGCACGCCCCGGCCCGCCTACACGGCCTACCAACAGGAAATGGCGCCCCTGACGGTTGAGAAAGTACGCTTCACAGCGGGTGGGCAGGGGGTACATGAACTGGTACTTCGGGTACAGGCCAGAAGCGATTTTCCGGCCTACCCGGTCATGGGATACACCCTTTCTATTTCGGGTAAAATCCTTGCGATTCCAGATTTGCAGCCCGGTGAAAGCAGGGAAATGGTAGTACCAGTGCGAGGTTTTGATAAAAGCCTGCTGATCAGAGTAATGAAACCGACTGGCTTTACCGCGCTGGAAGAAACACTGGATTTAAAATAAAGAATGTCGACCCAGTTGGCAGGCGCATGTAACACACCACCAACGATTTAAAATAAGACTTATGCTACTTTCGAACCCCACCACCCAACGTACTACCCCAAAATCCGAACTTTCCGCCGATCTCGTCGTCGTGGGCGGGGGCTGTCGGGCGTTTGCTGCGCCATTACCGCCGCCCGGGCGGGTATCAAGGTCATTCTTGTCCAGGATCGCCCGGTACTTGGTGGTAACGCTTCGTCGGAGGTACGGTTGTGGATTTTGGGCGCTACCTCGCACATGGGCAACAACAACCGCTGGGCGCGGGAAGGGGGCGTCATTGACGAGCTTTTGGTCGAGAATATGTACCGCAATGCCGAAGGCAATCCGCTGATTTTCGATACGATCACGCTGGAAAAAGTAGTGAGCGAGCCCAACATCACTCTTCTGCTCAACACCGCCGTGTACGAGTTGGAAAAAGATCCTAACGACCCCGATAAAATCACCAAAATCATCGCGTTCTGCTCCCAGAATTCCACGCATTATGAGTTGTCCGCGCCACTTTTCTGCGATGCTTCCGGTGATGGTATCGTTGGTTTTCTGGCAGGCGCGGCTTTCCGCATGGGGGCCGAAGCAAGTGATGAATTCGGGGAAAAATTTGCCCCCTCGGCCGAGTATGGCGAGTTACTGGGGCATTCGATGTACTTCTATTCCAAGGATGTAGGCAAGCCGGTGAAGTACGTTGCCCCGAGTTTCGCCCTGGATGTGACCCACAAGATACCCCGCTTTCGCAGCTTTAACACCCAGGATTTCGGGTGTCGCCTGTGGTGGCTCGAATACGGCGGTCGGCTCGATACGGTGCATGATACCGAAACAATCAAGTGGGAGCTTTGGAAGGTGATTTATGGCGTGTGGGACTATATCAAAAATTCCGGCAAGTTTCCCGAGGCCGAGAACCTGACACTCGAATGGGTAGGTACCATACCCGGCAAGCGCGAAAGCCGCCGCTTTGAGGGGATTATATGCTTGTTCAGCAGGATGTCGTAGAGCAGCGCCCTCACTACGACGACGTAGCCTTTGGCGGGTGGAGCATCGATCTGCATCCCGCCGACGGGGTATTCAGCGAAAAACCCGGCTGCAACCAGTGGCATAGCAAAGGAATTTACGGCATTCCGTACCGCTGCCATTACTCGAAAAATGTTAAAAACCTGTTCATCGCCGGTCGTATCATTTCCGCCTCGCACGTAGCCTTTGGCTCGTCGCGGGTGATGGCTACCAGTGCTCACGGCGGACAGGCGGTAGGTATGGCGGCAAAAATCTGTGCGGAAAAAGGCTGGTTACCCGCCGAGTTAGCCAGAGAAGAAAATGTAAAAATCCTGCAAAAAGAACTACTGAAAACGGGTCAGCATATACCTAATCTACTTTTAAAAGACGAAGAAGACTTAGTACGGAAGGCTAAAATTTCTGTGTCAAGTACCTTATCGCTCACCGAACTACCCGAAGAGGCAGAAACAACCCCGATGCAGTTCGCCACCGCCCAGATGATTCCGGTAGCGGCCGGAAAAATGCCGCAGGTCACGATTCATCCCTATGCTTCGGAAACTACCGATCTGGATATAGAACTTCGGGTATGCAGCCGAAAGGACAGCCATTCTCCCGATGTGATTCTGGAGAAAAAAACAATCGCTTTGCAAAAAGGAAGAAACTGCCTACGGCTTGACTTCAACTCAACCTTTAAAGTACCTACCTATGCTTTCTTGGTACTTCAAATGAATGAAAAAGTACTTTTAAAGTACTCTCCGCAACGCATTACGGGTTTGCTCTCCGTTTTCAACTCCATCAATCCTGCCGTATCGAACTACGGCAAACAGGAGCCTACCGAAGACATCGGCGTGGATGCTTTCGAGTTCTGGTGTCCGCAACGGCGGCCGGCCGGCAAAAACCTGGCTTTCAAACTGGAAGCGGATGTGGACTGCTATCAGCCCGAGAATATTCGTAATGGTTTACAGCGGCCTACCCACCAGCCCAATGCGTGGGTCGCTGATTTTAACGATCCGCAACCTACGTTGACGTTGTCCTGGCCACAAAAGCAGGAAATAAAGCGAGTAGAGCTATTTTTCGATACCGATTACGATCACCCTGCCGAAACCGTATTGATGCACCATCCGGAAAACGTAATGCCATTTTGTGTGCAGCATTATCAGTTGCTCGACGATCAAGAAAATGTCGTGTTTGAGAAGATGGACAATCATCAGACCAGGAATAGCATTGAGTTTGACAAACCCATTACTACTACCAGCCTGACGATAAAGGTAGGGCATCCCTCTCCTACTTCACCCGCCTCATTGTTCGAAATACGGTGTTACAGTTAGTAGGCTAATCCGAATAAATTTCCAGAGGATTATTTTATCGTCAATATCATCTCCGTGCTGGGGTTCAGCGTTTGGGCGTCGTTTTCGGCGGTGATGAACACTCGATCGGGCTTGACGGTTTCGGTGGCCGTCAGTTCACCCGAAAGCGACTTGTTAAACATCCCCGAACCGACAGAGATCTGTCCCAGCTTTTTAACCAGATCTCGGTCAGATTGCATCCAGACAATGTATACCTCCCGCGCCGGACTCAACTTTTTGGGCTCCGCTAGGTTCCTCACGTTTACCGTGATCGCATAGTTATCGTTTTTGTCTTTCTTCACTTTGACATCGCCCGAAGCTGCCGGCACAACCGAGGAATCCTGAAAGGTCATCTTATTGGAGCAGGCACTAAGTGCCAGAGCTACGAACAAAATGTAAGTAATGTTTTTCATGGTTTTCATGGTCAGTTGATTTTAAGCATTTGAAAAATATACATCTGGCAGCGCCACTCGGTGTTACAGATAGCCCGTAGTTCCGTAGTGAGGATACTGCCCACACGGGTATGCGTTACAAATTCCGTTCCTTAGGTATTTAGGATTAGGTGGGGCGTGTACTATTCGGCCACCAGTGGCTCCCACCAGCGTTGGGTGGGTGGATGCGTAGCAACGGGGTACCTTGTGCCGATGATGGGAGTGGCAATGAACACATTCGTCCTGTTGGCGCGGTTCAGCCGCTCCACGCTTTCAGTCCAGGGATGTACCGCCAGGTTGAAGGCCCCCCAGTGAATCGGCAGCAGTACTTTCCCTTTCAGATCGAGAAAAGCCTGCATGGTTTGTTCGGGCATCATGTGAATGGCTTTCCACTTTTCATTGTATTGGCCGCACTCCATCATCGCGAGATCAAACGGGCCATAGCGCGCACCGATCTGTTTGAAATGCGGCCCGTAGCCGCTGTCGCCGCTGAAATAGACTTTATTTTTCCGCCCCTGCACGACCCAAGAAGCCCAGAGCGTGGAGTTGCGGTCGGTGAGCCCCCGGCCTGAGAAATGCCGCGCGGGGGTAGCGGTGAAAGTAATCCCCTCCGCTTCTACTGACTGCCACCAGTCGAGTTCGGTGATTTTGGTGCTATCCACGCCCCAGCGTTCCAGATGCGCACCTACCCCCAGTGGCACGTAGAAATGCCCGACCTGCGCGTCCAGTTTCTGGATGGAACCGTAATCCAGATGATCGTAATGATCGTGGGAGATAACGACGGCGTCGATATTGGTAAACTGTGCCATGTCGATGGGAGCACGGTAGGCAAAGCGCTGGGCAAAAAACGGCACGGGCGACGCGGCCGGGCCGAGCATCGGATCGAGCAGAATGCGCTTGCCTTCCAGCTCGAGCAGTACCGCCGAGTGCCCAAACCAGGTGATGTGCAACAGGCTATCCGATGGGGGTACCTTGTCCGCAAAATCGACGGGCAGGGGCTGGTCGGGGCGGGTATTTTTGGCAGTAATGAATTCTTCGAGCGTTTCTCCCACCTGCCCCGCACTCATGTCCATCGACGTGGGGATCAGGTTCACAAAGGCACCCTCGCGGTACTCAGGCGAGGCCTTCATCCGCGCCAGCCGGGTACCTTCCGCCGCCGCGCCAAACTGCGGAGCGGTGTTAACAAAAATGGCAATTCCAGCTACCAGCACGACCACCAGAACCAGAAGGTATTTGAGGACTTTCGTTAGAAATTTCACGGGGCAGCAGTTTGCAGAAGGCTAACTCCTACCCGGCTAATGTGGTCGAGGAGTTCCTGGCTCTTGATGGTTTGGTAGTTGATAGCGTCAATTTTATAGAGTATTTCCAACTCATCCAGCTTGACCAGTAGCTTGATGAATTCCTGAAAAGTGAGATCCTTTCCTTTCACGGCCAGGTCAATATCAGAGCCAGGACGGTAGGTACCTTTGGCTCGCGAACCGAAGAGAATAACTTCCTCCACGTGGCTATTTTCCCGAAACACCGCCAGAATTTCTTCCAGAGTAGTATTGGACAATCCGTATTTCATGTGTCAATTAGTGAGGTCTGCTGTCCGCCACGTTCTGCATCCAATCTTTTGTCTAAATCTACCAGAAGCTTGTAATAGCTGAACCGAATACTATCGGCAATTTCTTCGGCCGTTTCGGAATTGTAGGTATGCGAAGTGAGTTCACGCGATTTCTTCATGGCTTTCCAGCCTTCGGCATCGGTAAGGTACCCATCTTTGAGCGCTTGCTCCAAAACTGGATTGGGACCAGCGATGTCGAGATAACCTTTGTATCGTAACAAATCCTGCAAGGTTTTCCAGGCCAGTTCAAAGGTGTACTCAAATCGCTGGATCATACCTTCTTGTTCCAAGTCAGATAAGTCGTCTTCCCGATCTTCAAATACCTCCGCTAATTTGGCGAGGGCCTTTTTGAAATTTGCGAAACGTTGTAGCCAGCGTACGTTTTGGTCTTGCATTATCTATTGAGCAAAGCGTCAGAAAACAGACAAGGTACTACTTTTCAACAAAAACTTCACTTCACCATTTCCGTCGCAATCTTGGCCGACAGCAAACACAAAGGTACCCCTCCGCCCGGATGTACGCTACCGCCTACAAAGTACAGGTTGTTGAACTGCCGCGAGAAATTGGCGTGGCGCAGGAAAGCCGCGAAGCGATTGTTGGAGCTATTGCCGTACAAAGCGCCCTGCGAACTCGACGTGCGGCTTTCGATCAGTCGCGGATCGAGTACATCCTCGGCTTCGATTAGGGTTTCAATGTTTTCACCCAATTGACGGCTGATTTTGGTCAGAATGTTTTGGCGCGTTTCGGCGATGAGGGTACCCCAATCCTGCCCATCATTGGCGGGTGCATTCACCATCACAAACCAGTTTTCGCCGCCAGCGGGCGCATCGTTGGGTTCGTATTTGGCGGTAATATTGATGTACACCGTCGGATCGTGGTGAATGGTTTTTTGTTGGAAAATATGGTGGAATTCGGTGGCGTAGTCCTTACTGAAAAAGATATTATGCAGCCCCAGCTCGGGGAACTGCTTTTTAACGCCCCAATAAAAAATCAACGCCGAACTGGACTTGGGTTGCCGCAAAATACGCTCGGGCTGCCGGGCGTCGGGCAGGAGCTTGCGGAAAGTATTGACCACATCCATATTACTGATCACTATGTCGTAGCTCAGCGCTTCGCCCTTCACCTGTACGCCCGAAATCCGCTTCCCATCGATGAGCAGTTTTTCGACCGGACTAGTATAGTGAAAAGTCACGCCCAAATCCTCCGCCAGTTTCACCAGACTGTTGGTAATCGCTACCATACCTCCCTTTGGAAAAAAGGCTCCGATGTTGTATTCCAGATGCGGAATGATGTTCATCGTCGCGGGGGTCTGGTAAGGATCGGAGCCGTTGTAGGTGGCGTAGCGGTTGAAAAGCTGCACTGCGCGCGGATCGGTGAATCGGCTGCTGTTAGCCTGATTCATGCTTCGGAAAGCATCCAGCTTGCCCAGGTTAAGGTACCCTTTCAGCGCATCGCGGTTGAAGTAGGTACCTACCTTATGTAATGATCGGTGCAGAAACAGTTTCTCGGTCACCTCGTACTTTACCGCACTGTCCCGTAGATGCGCCAGTACCTGTTCGGCGGGTTCGCCCAGGTACTTTTCAATCGTTTTGGCCAGTAGCGCTGGCTCGGCGTCAGCGGTGAAGCGGGTACCGTCTTCATAAAAGTACCGGCAAGTTTCGGGGAGTTTCTGGTACTGAAAATAATCCGTTGGATTCTTGCCCGCCAAACGAAAAAGATCGTCGACCAACTGCGGCATCGTGAACAGCGATGGACCAGCATCGAAGCGGTAGCCGTTGATTTCAAAAGACGATAACTTCCCGCCGGGGTAGCTATTGCCTTCGAACACCTCGACCCGGTAGCCCTTCACCGCCAGGCGAATCGCCGCAGCAATGCCCCCAATTCCCGCGCCGACGACACCGGCTGTTTTCATTTGTGTAATTGTGTAATTGTGTAATTGTGTAATTGTGTAATTGTGTAATTGTTGAAGGGAAATTCGGACGCCAAGGGTACCTACTCTTCAATCAAAAAATACTTTGTGCCTTTGCTGGTGCACCAGCCCAGCCCTTCGTACTCCTGTACTCCTGTACTCCTGTACTCCTGTACTCCTGTACTTAAACCAAACTCACTCCCCGCCCCTAAGTTTTAAAATCAAGGCTGTTTTTGTATCGAAGAGCCCTTTTTCCAGGCCCACGGGGTAGGTATGCGGGTTCACAAAACGCCGGGTACCTTCGTGCAACTGGCTGAGCTGGTGCTGTACGCGCTGTTTGGTGTCTTCTATGGCCGGAATTTCGTAGCATTGTTTTCCAGCGCGAAAAATTGGCTTCAACAAATCCTCCGATTGATAGCGCGTATCGAACCTGCGCTGACGCGTAAAGTCGTAGGGATCGACCATCGTCGCTTTTTCACTTACTTCCATACGCACATCAAAAATCATATCCGCCACGAAGCCCCTGTCATTGCGGTATCGGCGCACCTGCTGGATACCCGGCGTGGAGGTTTTAATGGTCTGCTCGGATAATTTGACTTTATTTTCCCACTCGCCCCTTTCGTTTTTCAGTGCGGCCAGTTTGTACACGCCACCCAGGGCGGGCTGGTCGTAGGCGGTGACCAGTTTGGTACCTACGCCCCACACGTTGATTTTAGCACCCTGCTGTTTCAGGCTGTCCATAATGTGCTCGTCGAGGTCGTTACTGGCGACGATGGATGTTTTCTCAAATCCGGCAGCGTCCAATATCTTACGGGCTTCGATGCTAAGGTAGGCCAGATCGCCCGAATCTAGCCGGATGCCGCCCAGATCGTGGCCGCGGACGCGCAGTTGCTGCCCCACGATGATCGCGTTCTTTACCCCTTGAATTGTGTCGTAGGTATCCACCAGCAATGTGACATTGTTGGGCAGGTACCTTGCGTAGGTTTCAAACGATTCCAGTTCGGTATCGAACGACATGACCCAGCTGTGGGCATGGGTACCTTTCACGGGAATGCCGTACAGTT is from Salmonirosea aquatica and encodes:
- a CDS encoding putative toxin-antitoxin system toxin component, PIN family, with translation MKVVLDINVLLICLPVKSPYRPIFDALKNGRFELIISNDILFEYHEKLAEKTTASIADNVVKLLLSLDNVTLQYISFKWDIMQNDPDDNKYVDCALIANADFLVSEDKHFNIFQNIGFPALKIIRIDEFLSYWV
- a CDS encoding glycerophosphoryl diester phosphodiesterase, which codes for MINRRFFFLTFLLAAGFVTLVQGQKSVQLANDHLRIQWHNTSRGWQIQKVAIRKNNKWDTQLTPSGEYTLIYSETKPSDQAAQTFEKSTGGTFPEENYHYQQKQWQESTTAVALNTAGKAYHFFPTTEKMVDKNHLQFTSETEVATLTTDWKLDEKYPTDVVITQTLTPKKQGYFSLASPSLATISVAKMGWTSVPGYFQGNYMQDNFAKAYAYGFGIPKLPVVYCERTASTLAPLVSTKSGVTLAVIPEPGLGRDPWAKDKITQTEWRIGLSHMNRKGQLSPTLYYPVLGEYASERGTGESLTYSFRYSLVDGDWFKTLNHAIYDIYQFKEGLALRQSTQSLTDRIEQMHHYLTDPKTSMWNIEDFEGLKIGAQSYLGGVVGSNRDAMKNSDYGAMWMLGKATHDPDLTENVLPYALNFKLTQQQTEPGFFQGAAIGQYYLAKKKKFVEEWGEVVEPMAVTYYIMLDVGNMLLFEPNNQQLKDRLRLGAENLLRWQKPDGSWSVAYDHKSQQELFEDVADYRPTFYGLLVAYRILKDPKYLEAAKKGADWFVKNGVNRGSFLGVCGDARYAPDFATGQSAQALLDLYDLTKKESYKEAAIKAAKIYTSSIYTHPIPDHSPKMVNGTPREDWEISQAGLSFEHGGIFGSANRGGPIQLASHAGMFIRMNELTGEPLFADMARAAAVGRDAFVDPKTSVASYYWQAMNKGAGPYPHHAWWQIGWITDYLLSEAELRSHGKVSFPRGFVTPKVGPHQTYGFAPGTVNGEKANLVISEDWVKVDQPVIDYILAESVDSKKKFVILLNDRAQATDFTMTLAGKSPTRKQLPPWGIEVVSFE
- a CDS encoding sodium:solute symporter family protein; translated protein: MAVFAVFQMVVGLAFARTGTDSKSFFAAGEAAPWWVSGLSLFMSFLSAGTFVVWGSIAYDLGFVAITIQLSMCIGGLVTAYFIAARWKRTHAMTAAEYIGRRLGTRVQQLFTYLLTLFTLFTIGGVLYPVGKLVYVATPFSLETCIIVLGLMVILYTALGGLWAVLVTDVLQFVILLAAVLIVVPLALERTDGFGAFVQKVPNDFFKVFNGEYTLGFTLAFVMYHIIYIGGSWAFVQRYTSVRTPRESKKVAYLFAGLYSISPFLWMLPPMIFRSLRPDLTGLESEGAYMLMAQLVLPAGLVGLMLAAMVSATASTANTLLNMLAAVFTNDVYLKLINTTASEKIQVRVGRSMTVVFGFITIGIALAVPHIGGLVNLVLSVGAISGGSLLLPVVWTLFSKRQNARSILMVSLISLGIGIFFKFISPLLFDYSLSRAAEMSVGVGVPFLLLALYEWVIYGSKTQDLQYVTYQNWLSSRVVPTIEVMEATDKSSDSQNTFALRAIAISFALTGLSIAGLGINSGEDVGLIAGVGLLIVAVAAWIGWSTRERNKRLEIKPSSSKTRQSL